From one Haloferax marinisediminis genomic stretch:
- a CDS encoding DNA-3-methyladenine glycosylase family protein, with protein sequence METGVIDLADLDGAFDLQSTLESGQSYLWDRPDGRMYERDAAYGGDAWYQTVVPPLDGVSDETAVVRVRQTDGTLAWQSNVDAVPILTHLLRLDDDLDAIVEQMPDEPLVNRAYDAYPGMRIVRDPPFGCLVSFICSAQMRVSRIFGMQSRLRETYGEQVEFDGETHFAYPTAERLAEATEDELRDLSLGYRAPYVQRTAEMVASGEATPSAALGRDYEDARDYLTNFVGVGDKVADCVLLFSLGYLEAVPLDTWIRSAIEDHYPDCDRGNYTETSRAIRDRLGGAYAGYTQTYVFHYLRSGGE encoded by the coding sequence ATGGAAACGGGTGTCATCGACCTCGCGGACCTCGACGGAGCGTTCGACCTCCAGTCGACGCTCGAAAGCGGTCAGTCGTACCTCTGGGACCGGCCAGACGGTCGAATGTACGAACGCGACGCGGCCTACGGTGGCGACGCGTGGTACCAGACGGTCGTCCCACCGCTCGACGGTGTCTCCGACGAGACGGCCGTCGTTCGGGTGCGTCAGACCGACGGCACGCTCGCGTGGCAGTCAAACGTCGATGCCGTCCCGATTCTGACGCACCTGCTCCGCCTCGACGACGACTTAGACGCCATCGTCGAGCAGATGCCCGACGAACCGCTCGTGAACCGGGCGTACGACGCCTATCCCGGAATGCGAATCGTTCGGGACCCACCGTTTGGCTGTCTCGTCTCGTTCATCTGCTCTGCGCAGATGCGTGTCTCACGAATCTTCGGGATGCAGTCGCGCCTCCGCGAGACGTACGGTGAGCAGGTCGAGTTCGACGGGGAGACGCACTTCGCGTACCCCACCGCAGAACGTCTCGCCGAAGCAACCGAGGACGAACTCCGTGACCTCAGTCTGGGCTACCGCGCACCCTACGTGCAGCGAACCGCCGAGATGGTTGCGTCGGGCGAGGCGACGCCTTCTGCGGCACTCGGACGCGACTACGAGGACGCCCGCGACTACCTGACGAACTTCGTCGGCGTCGGCGACAAGGTCGCAGACTGTGTCCTCTTGTTTTCGCTCGGCTATCTCGAAGCCGTCCCGCTCGACACGTGGATTCGGTCGGCAATCGAGGACCACTACCCAGATTGTGACCGCGGAAACTACACGGAGACGTCGCGGGCGATTCGTGACCGTCTCGGTGGGGCGTACGCCGGCTACACACAGACGTACGTGTTCCACTATCTCCGGTCCGGCGGCGAGTAG
- a CDS encoding DUF7836 family putative zinc-binding protein has protein sequence MVEAFVRLLCPECGKDWETNPTSLPAHRDNFSCQSCGATRRTAEFMRTERDLQTLKQFD, from the coding sequence ATGGTCGAAGCGTTCGTCCGGCTCTTATGCCCCGAATGTGGAAAAGACTGGGAGACAAATCCGACGTCGCTCCCGGCTCATCGGGACAACTTCTCGTGTCAATCCTGTGGTGCGACACGGCGTACTGCTGAGTTCATGCGGACAGAACGCGACCTACAGACGCTCAAGCAGTTCGACTAA
- the corA gene encoding magnesium/cobalt transporter CorA yields the protein MISALVYDDGGVTTYDEAELTEARDADGTTWVRATEEADFARVADAFGIHPLTVEDVRNDARPKTEMYDDYTFVILRKAALRAGEQVFEDEVLTRPIGLCFGDDWLVTLTRRSLSPIDRVWDSVESGETRFLRFGPDFVAYHVIDRVVDDYFDLLDEVGEEIEAIEDTIFDGPDPTILEGLNEIRRDLLSFRKTVWPTREAASVLARGDPDFVREVTEKYYRDVYDHLVELVDLTETYRDLARGARDIYLNTLSQSTNEVMKTLTVVATIILPLTLVVGIFGMNFDPAVSAFNMPELGWKYGYAATMLGMAAVSGILLVYFRHESWL from the coding sequence GTGATCTCCGCGCTCGTCTACGACGACGGCGGGGTGACCACCTACGACGAAGCCGAACTGACGGAGGCGCGTGATGCCGACGGAACGACGTGGGTCCGCGCCACCGAGGAAGCAGACTTCGCTCGCGTCGCGGACGCGTTCGGAATCCACCCGCTCACGGTCGAAGACGTCCGCAACGATGCCCGACCCAAGACGGAGATGTACGACGACTACACCTTCGTCATCCTCCGGAAAGCGGCGCTTCGAGCAGGGGAACAGGTGTTCGAAGACGAGGTCCTGACCAGGCCAATCGGACTCTGTTTCGGCGACGACTGGCTCGTGACGCTGACTCGTCGGAGCCTCTCCCCAATCGACCGGGTGTGGGACTCCGTCGAGTCGGGAGAGACGCGATTTCTCCGCTTCGGCCCCGACTTCGTGGCCTACCACGTCATCGACCGAGTCGTCGACGACTACTTCGACCTCTTAGACGAGGTTGGAGAGGAGATAGAAGCCATCGAGGACACCATCTTCGACGGACCGGACCCGACGATTTTGGAAGGTCTGAACGAGATTCGACGCGACTTGCTCTCGTTCCGAAAGACGGTGTGGCCGACCCGCGAGGCCGCCAGTGTTCTCGCTCGCGGCGACCCCGACTTCGTTCGTGAGGTGACGGAGAAGTACTACCGCGACGTGTACGACCACCTCGTCGAACTCGTCGACCTCACAGAGACCTACAGAGACCTCGCACGTGGTGCGCGTGATATCTACCTCAACACGCTCTCACAGTCCACCAACGAGGTGATGAAGACGCTCACAGTCGTCGCCACCATCATCCTGCCCCTTACGCTCGTCGTCGGTATCTTCGGGATGAACTTCGACCCCGCCGTCTCTGCGTTCAACATGCCCGAACTTGGATGGAAGTACGGCTACGCCGCGACGATGCTGGGGATGGCCGCAGTCTCTGGTATCTTATTGGTCTATTTTCGGCACGAAAGCTGGCTCTAA
- a CDS encoding fibrillarin-like rRNA/tRNA 2'-O-methyltransferase: MSDDLPAGVERRTFDGRERLSTQGAPVYGEPTDADGWRAWDAGRSKLGGMLELGMDTGLVGGETVLYLGAAAGTTVSHVADFAGPTYAVEFAPRPVRDLVGVAEDRDNLFPLLKDARDPESYAHVVESDVDALVMDVATRGQATVALRNEQFLADDGRLLMAVKARSEDVTADPDDVFDDVLATLESGYEILETARLDRFHADHLGIVARPK, from the coding sequence ATGAGCGACGACCTCCCTGCCGGCGTCGAACGCCGGACCTTCGATGGACGCGAGCGACTCTCCACACAGGGTGCGCCGGTGTACGGCGAACCAACCGACGCAGACGGATGGCGCGCGTGGGACGCTGGTCGCTCGAAACTCGGCGGAATGCTCGAACTCGGGATGGACACGGGCCTCGTCGGCGGCGAGACGGTCCTCTACCTCGGTGCCGCGGCGGGGACGACAGTCTCGCACGTCGCAGACTTCGCCGGGCCGACGTACGCCGTCGAGTTCGCACCGCGTCCAGTTCGTGACCTCGTGGGCGTGGCCGAGGACCGCGACAATCTCTTCCCACTGCTGAAAGACGCGCGCGACCCAGAATCGTACGCGCACGTCGTCGAATCCGACGTCGATGCGCTCGTGATGGACGTTGCAACCCGCGGACAGGCGACTGTAGCGCTCCGCAACGAACAGTTCTTGGCGGACGACGGCCGCCTCCTCATGGCAGTCAAGGCCCGAAGTGAGGACGTGACTGCCGACCCCGACGACGTGTTCGACGACGTCCTCGCTACCCTCGAATCGGGATACGAAATCCTCGAAACCGCCCGACTGGACCGGTTCCACGCCGACCACCTCGGCATCGTAGCCCGCCCGAAGTGA
- a CDS encoding translation initiation factor IF-2 subunit beta: MDYDEQLKRALSEAPDVSEGSDRFTVPDPVVRQEGNATVYENFAETHDRLARAPDHLQKFLQSELGTSAQLDDKGRVRFTGEFKQRRVAEALDDYVESFVLCSECDSPDTRLVTEQGAKVLKCDACGALSAIPDL; encoded by the coding sequence ATGGACTACGACGAGCAACTGAAACGGGCGCTTTCGGAGGCTCCAGACGTCAGCGAGGGTAGCGACCGATTCACTGTTCCCGACCCGGTGGTCCGCCAAGAGGGGAACGCAACGGTCTACGAGAACTTTGCTGAGACGCACGACCGATTGGCGCGCGCGCCGGACCACCTCCAGAAGTTCCTCCAGTCCGAGCTGGGGACGAGCGCCCAACTCGACGACAAGGGTCGCGTCCGATTCACCGGCGAGTTCAAACAGCGACGTGTCGCCGAGGCACTCGACGACTACGTCGAGTCGTTCGTACTGTGCAGTGAGTGTGACTCGCCAGACACGCGGTTGGTCACCGAACAGGGCGCAAAAGTACTGAAGTGTGACGCGTGCGGTGCGCTCTCGGCAATTCCTGACCTGTAA
- a CDS encoding spore germination protein GerW family protein, whose amino-acid sequence MNPEDTTSTGSHEIDVEATERRFVSPLESIVSADARTVYGDPVTVGERTIVPVARIAYGIGMGGGSGTDETGQEGGEGFGGGGGMQATPLGVVEVTPDETRFLRFGTGRRLVGVLALGIGLGLALGRLLRR is encoded by the coding sequence ATGAACCCTGAAGACACGACGAGCACCGGGTCTCACGAGATAGACGTCGAAGCGACCGAACGGCGGTTCGTCTCGCCACTCGAATCCATCGTCAGCGCAGACGCACGAACCGTCTACGGCGACCCCGTCACTGTCGGCGAGCGAACGATCGTTCCCGTCGCGCGCATCGCATACGGCATCGGCATGGGTGGCGGGTCTGGAACCGACGAGACGGGCCAAGAGGGAGGTGAAGGGTTCGGTGGCGGCGGTGGCATGCAAGCGACCCCACTGGGCGTCGTCGAAGTGACCCCTGACGAGACGCGATTCCTCAGATTCGGCACTGGTCGCCGACTCGTGGGTGTCCTCGCCCTCGGAATCGGCCTCGGACTCGCTCTCGGGCGTCTCCTGCGCCGCTGA
- a CDS encoding rubrerythrin-like domain-containing protein — protein sequence MERTSYVCRECQTTVSPASYRATCPECSGELRPSSVTGRRRAGD from the coding sequence ATGGAGAGGACATCGTACGTTTGTCGTGAGTGTCAAACGACAGTGAGCCCTGCATCGTACCGTGCCACGTGTCCCGAGTGCAGCGGCGAACTTCGACCCTCGTCGGTGACTGGCCGACGTCGGGCCGGCGATTGA
- a CDS encoding DUF6517 family protein, whose protein sequence is MVSKHALAAFAFAALVLTSGCLGVLTGEESLTFESEPAATDATVASNAGYETNGTRTLEVNRTFSVAGQERQVVASNHITTYEKKIDLGFFEAKLGVFSVISTPAVEVAGETLNPIGDYSNDQLIGLVQSQYRGLTDVEQVNSRNVQILGETANVTKYSAKATFANDRQVDVYVHVTKVRDGDDFIVAIGVYPQQLDGEEDNILELMRSIEHPSEA, encoded by the coding sequence ATGGTCTCCAAACACGCACTCGCTGCGTTCGCGTTCGCAGCGCTCGTTCTCACGAGTGGGTGCCTCGGCGTGCTCACCGGTGAAGAGTCGTTGACGTTCGAATCTGAGCCTGCCGCGACCGACGCGACAGTCGCGTCCAACGCCGGCTACGAGACGAACGGAACACGGACGCTCGAAGTGAACCGAACCTTCTCGGTCGCCGGCCAAGAGCGCCAGGTCGTCGCGAGCAACCACATCACGACGTACGAGAAGAAGATCGACCTCGGCTTCTTCGAAGCAAAACTGGGCGTGTTCAGCGTCATCTCGACGCCAGCAGTGGAAGTCGCCGGCGAGACGCTGAACCCCATCGGCGACTACTCCAACGACCAGTTGATTGGCCTCGTCCAGAGTCAGTACCGGGGCCTCACCGACGTCGAACAGGTGAACTCGCGGAACGTCCAGATTCTCGGTGAAACCGCCAACGTGACGAAGTACAGCGCCAAAGCGACGTTCGCCAACGACAGACAGGTCGACGTCTACGTCCACGTGACCAAAGTCCGTGACGGCGACGACTTCATCGTCGCCATCGGCGTCTACCCGCAGCAACTCGATGGTGAAGAAGACAACATCCTCGAACTGATGCGTTCCATCGAGCATCCGTCCGAAGCGTAA
- a CDS encoding NOP5/NOP56 family protein — protein sequence MTDAWFADANPDDPASGAHSIREGRADAPAEWPAVAVESGFAADEDDYYEKLREATLAAASAEVAERERADDLQLAHAVRAMDDAERTANELAERVVEWAGTLYDDVPRGLDGVRDIAARDPTTAAEERVVSYATRAIDLLDERDDLRTFIEERAPAVAPNLSEMAGPVLTARLISLAGSLDRLAKAPSGTVQVLGAEDALFAHLKGRATSPKHGVIFTHEYVRGTRPQDRGSAARAFAGKLSIAARIDYYSGDYRPEIHTELAERMATIRARAEEGDE from the coding sequence ATGACAGACGCATGGTTCGCCGACGCGAACCCAGACGACCCCGCGTCCGGGGCACACAGCATCCGCGAGGGGCGTGCCGACGCCCCCGCGGAGTGGCCGGCCGTGGCCGTCGAGAGCGGATTCGCTGCCGACGAGGACGACTACTACGAGAAACTTCGTGAGGCGACACTCGCCGCTGCCAGTGCGGAAGTTGCCGAACGCGAACGCGCCGACGACCTCCAACTCGCACACGCAGTCCGCGCGATGGACGACGCCGAGCGAACTGCGAACGAACTCGCAGAGCGAGTCGTCGAGTGGGCCGGAACGCTGTACGACGACGTTCCCCGTGGCCTCGATGGCGTCCGCGACATCGCTGCCCGCGACCCGACGACGGCCGCCGAAGAGCGCGTGGTCTCCTACGCGACGCGTGCTATCGACCTCCTTGACGAGCGTGACGACCTCCGGACCTTCATCGAAGAACGTGCGCCAGCAGTCGCACCGAACCTCTCGGAGATGGCCGGTCCAGTCCTCACCGCGCGACTCATCTCGCTCGCGGGGAGTCTCGACCGCCTCGCCAAAGCACCGAGCGGGACGGTGCAGGTACTCGGCGCCGAGGACGCCCTGTTCGCCCACCTGAAGGGCCGTGCGACGTCGCCGAAACACGGCGTCATCTTCACCCACGAGTACGTTCGCGGGACGCGTCCGCAGGACCGCGGGTCGGCCGCGCGCGCGTTCGCAGGGAAACTCTCCATCGCGGCCCGTATCGACTACTACTCGGGCGACTACCGTCCCGAGATTCACACCGAACTCGCCGAGCGAATGGCGACGATTCGCGCTCGCGCCGAGGAGGGAGACGAATGA
- a CDS encoding mechanosensitive ion channel family protein produces the protein MSRRFGLGAFVIGMLAAVLAALVRATMPLADLAVPDADVLLAKGLSALAVLLITYGVYRFLMGVLVSRISDRRRAHDLRNVLRLVLGLVGLVGILGAFTEQWLGVLVSFGVIGFAVTFALQQPILSLIGWVYVVIKRPYVVGDRVTIANVSGDVAEVDFLVTTLWETGGGLTSNQPSGRTVTVPNSLVLSSEVVNHGALFDRIWTEVPIQASFETDIPFVRDLMLEVAEDEFGDEIRAAMERYQSRLDQSPLELNVPSGASVNIAQEESWVVFKLRVLVPPTAAQRARNRLYERILTRLAEHPDRVSFPVSRNR, from the coding sequence ATGTCTCGCCGTTTCGGTCTCGGTGCCTTCGTCATCGGGATGCTCGCTGCGGTTCTCGCTGCTTTGGTTCGGGCCACGATGCCTCTCGCGGACCTCGCTGTCCCCGACGCTGACGTCCTCCTCGCAAAGGGATTGTCGGCACTCGCTGTGTTGCTTATCACCTACGGCGTCTACCGGTTCTTGATGGGCGTCCTCGTCTCTCGAATCTCCGATAGACGGCGCGCACACGACCTCCGAAACGTTCTCAGACTCGTCCTCGGCCTCGTCGGCCTCGTCGGTATCCTCGGCGCGTTCACAGAACAGTGGCTCGGTGTCCTCGTCTCGTTCGGTGTCATCGGGTTCGCCGTCACCTTTGCCCTCCAGCAACCGATTCTCTCGCTCATCGGCTGGGTCTACGTCGTCATCAAGCGCCCGTACGTCGTCGGAGACCGCGTCACCATCGCCAACGTCTCCGGTGACGTCGCAGAGGTCGACTTCCTCGTCACTACGCTCTGGGAGACCGGTGGCGGCCTCACGTCGAACCAACCCTCGGGTCGGACAGTCACCGTTCCGAACTCGCTCGTCCTCTCGTCGGAAGTCGTCAACCACGGGGCGCTGTTCGACCGCATCTGGACCGAAGTTCCGATTCAGGCGTCGTTCGAGACCGACATTCCGTTCGTCCGCGACCTGATGCTCGAGGTGGCCGAAGACGAATTCGGCGACGAGATTCGCGCTGCGATGGAGCGATACCAGTCCCGTCTCGACCAGTCGCCGCTGGAGTTGAACGTTCCTAGCGGTGCTTCTGTCAACATCGCACAGGAGGAGTCGTGGGTCGTGTTCAAACTCCGCGTCCTCGTCCCGCCGACTGCCGCCCAGAGGGCCCGGAACCGCCTGTACGAACGCATCCTGACTCGACTCGCCGAACATCCAGACCGCGTTAGCTTCCCGGTCAGTCGGAACCGGTGA
- a CDS encoding UPF0058 family protein translates to MKKQELIHLHGLLAEVHTQIEAWEDEDIELTEYDTLGVRPTSIHKSKTDHKAAVFKLAKGITGAMREAEPEPVAAQAD, encoded by the coding sequence ATGAAGAAGCAGGAACTCATCCATCTGCACGGCCTGCTCGCCGAAGTACACACACAGATTGAAGCGTGGGAAGACGAAGACATCGAGCTCACGGAGTACGACACGCTCGGCGTCCGACCGACGTCCATCCACAAATCTAAGACAGACCACAAGGCAGCCGTGTTTAAACTGGCAAAGGGAATCACTGGGGCAATGCGTGAAGCAGAACCAGAGCCAGTCGCTGCACAAGCCGACTGA
- a CDS encoding DUF555 domain-containing protein: protein MDCRVVVEAAVPVYDVETEDEAIRIAISKTGEMLNPDLKYVEINMGSRTSPGGETLPPAFIAADEALVALELEMTVFNVEQEEHASRIARKEIGQRLEHIPLKILSVEVLDDEPTDTDGNGDDKELIPEFDDLVDDR, encoded by the coding sequence ATGGACTGCAGAGTCGTCGTCGAGGCCGCGGTCCCAGTGTACGACGTAGAGACAGAAGACGAGGCGATTCGCATCGCCATCTCCAAGACGGGTGAGATGCTCAACCCGGACCTGAAATACGTCGAGATAAACATGGGTTCCCGTACCTCCCCTGGTGGTGAGACGCTCCCGCCGGCGTTCATCGCCGCAGACGAAGCCCTCGTCGCCCTCGAACTGGAGATGACCGTCTTCAACGTCGAACAAGAAGAACACGCGTCGCGAATCGCCCGCAAAGAGATTGGACAGCGTCTCGAACACATTCCGCTGAAGATACTCTCGGTCGAGGTGCTCGACGACGAACCGACCGATACCGATGGGAACGGAGACGACAAAGAACTCATCCCCGAGTTCGACGACCTCGTCGACGACCGCTAG
- a CDS encoding transcription initiation factor IIB — translation MSDTTTTRTYSTDAKARDVQSRESERDERQRDEEQVCPECSGQLVHDSEHGETVCRECGLVVEDTVVDRGPEWRAFDSAERDSKSRVGAPTTKMMHDKGLSTNIGWQNKDAYGKSLSPRQREQMQRLRTWNERFRTRDSKERNLKQALGEIDRMASALGLPENVRETASVIYRRALNDDLLPGRSIEGVATASLYAAARMAGTPRSLDELEKVSRVDKMELTRTYRYVVRELKLEIKPADPEQYVPRFASELGLSDEAERQARQLLRGAKETGVHSGKSPVGLAAAAVYAAALLTNEKVTQSEVSKVADISEVTIRNRYKELLEVQDESLFA, via the coding sequence ATGAGCGATACCACCACCACCCGAACCTACAGCACCGACGCGAAGGCCCGAGACGTACAGTCTCGTGAGTCCGAGCGAGACGAGCGACAGCGAGACGAAGAGCAGGTGTGCCCCGAGTGCAGCGGTCAACTCGTGCACGACTCCGAACACGGTGAGACCGTCTGCCGTGAGTGTGGTCTCGTCGTCGAGGACACCGTCGTCGACCGCGGCCCCGAATGGCGCGCCTTCGACTCCGCCGAGCGAGACAGCAAGTCCCGCGTCGGTGCCCCGACGACGAAGATGATGCACGACAAGGGACTGTCGACCAACATCGGTTGGCAGAACAAGGACGCCTACGGGAAGTCCCTGTCTCCCCGACAGCGTGAGCAGATGCAGCGTCTTCGCACGTGGAACGAACGCTTCCGCACCCGCGACTCCAAGGAGCGCAACCTGAAGCAGGCACTCGGTGAAATCGACCGGATGGCATCGGCCCTCGGTCTCCCCGAGAACGTCCGTGAGACTGCCTCGGTCATCTACCGCCGCGCACTCAACGACGACCTGCTCCCCGGCCGCTCCATCGAGGGCGTCGCCACCGCGTCCCTCTACGCCGCGGCCCGCATGGCCGGAACGCCCCGGTCACTGGACGAACTGGAGAAGGTCTCCCGCGTGGACAAGATGGAACTGACCCGGACGTACCGCTACGTCGTCCGCGAACTGAAGCTCGAAATCAAGCCCGCGGACCCCGAGCAGTACGTTCCACGGTTCGCCAGTGAACTCGGCCTCTCGGACGAAGCAGAACGACAGGCACGTCAACTGCTCCGTGGGGCGAAAGAGACGGGCGTCCACTCAGGGAAGTCGCCGGTCGGCCTCGCTGCCGCCGCCGTCTACGCGGCCGCGCTGCTCACCAACGAGAAGGTGACGCAGAGCGAAGTCTCGAAAGTCGCAGACATCTCAGAGGTCACCATCCGCAACCGATACAAAGAACTCCTCGAAGTACAGGACGAGAGCCTGTTCGCCTGA